One genomic window of Serinus canaria isolate serCan28SL12 chromosome 4, serCan2020, whole genome shotgun sequence includes the following:
- the MAP9 gene encoding microtubule-associated protein 9 codes for MAGGGTADCGLQLFVKPFQDELQEAISDHATSKEEDEYPDDFESDEDGMLNDIGKERAESNSGSASTERSLAGSPLLNDDALQKAVDLENEAADDLNLSFHEKKLQQIMVLEGEHIQNDREDGEEGCLEGQNEDNDGKNNEEVLHDNSESDDLPINKLHEKRNQEENQPKAKPQMRKKGNASAPDQDQKTVSISDLKLEDNGMKSPSVDSSDGMMKITEEQKIADAMQEVSVNDQSEHGEAKNTSKNSVKKLSETKERVLQNPKATLSDRSATSVRLKRKGKAVPSTSPVSSQYLGSLKVLEDKYIQEKSPVDNLRATVYQNWLERKKLLLLELKRSEKEKAEILRNNTEKKEALKREESIACYEAWKKKKEKEARKLSAKKKHEELEEKKPEEQNKEKTEAAQAAFEKWKERKVEYLREQNRKEKQSERMRKKIEEDLDAEKRRVSVSAVEKWNKKKEEYIKKKKVEKFLEKRKREMQQAKKEEKSEKAVEEYERWLENKMKREQLEKNHKKLWAVHGNEMSPPWRPPGKVTYSSNY; via the exons atggcagggggaggCACCGCCGACTGCGGGCTGCAG TTATTTGTGAAGCCATTTCAGGATGAGCTACAGGAAGCAATTTCTGATCATGCAACAAGCAAAGAAGAAGATGAATATCCAGATGACTTTGAAAGTGATGAAGATGGCATGTTAAAtg ATATTGGGAAAGAACGTGCTGAAAGTAATTCAGGTTCTGCAAGCACTGAGAGATCTCTTGCTGGGAGTCCTCTCTTGAACGACGATGCTTTACAAAAAGCAGTAGATTTGGAAAATGAAGCTGCTGATGACTTGAATTTATCCTTTCATGAAAAGAAGCTTCAGCAAATAATGGTTTTAGAAGGTGAGCACATACAGAATGACAGAGAAGATGGTGAAGAAGGATGTTTGGAAGGTCAAAATGAGGATAATGAcggaaaaaataatgaagaagtACTGCATGATAATAGTGAAAGTGATGACTTGCCTATTAACAAActacatgaaaaaagaaatcaggaggAAAACCAACCAAAAGCAAAGCCTCAGATGCGCAAAAAAGGAAATGCTTCAGCACCAG ATCAAGATCAGAAGACTGTCAGCATCAGTGACTTGAAACTGGAGGACAATGGTATGAAATCCCCTTCTGTTGACAGTTCAGATGGAATGATGAAAATAACAGAAGAGCAAAAAATAGCTGATGCAATGCAGGAGGTGTCAGTGAATGATCAGTCTGAGCATGGGGAGGCAAAAAACACATCCAAGAACTCCGTCAAG AAACTAAGTGAAACAAAGGAGAGAGTTCTACAAAACCCAAAGGCTACTTTATCTGACAG GTCTGCAACTTCTGTGCGTttaaagagaaagggaaaagctgttCCATCAACTTCACCTGTTTCATCTCAGTATCTGGGATCACTGAAGGTGTTGGAGGATAAATACATACAGGAGAAAAGTCCAGTAGATAATTTAAGGGCAACTGTTTATCAg AACTggttggaaaggaaaaagctcCTTCTACTGGAAttaaagagaagtgaaaaagaaaaagctgaaattctaAGGAACAATACTGAAAAG AAAGAAGCACTTAAAAGAGAAGAATCAATTGCATGTTACgaagcctggaaaaaaaagaaagagaaagaagcaaggaaattaagtgcaaaaaaaaagcatgaggaacttgaggaaaagaaaccagaagaacagaataaggaaaaaacagaagcagcacaaGCG GCATTcgaaaaatggaaagaaagaaaagtggaatATTTAAGAGAgcaaaacaggaaggaaaaacagtctGAAAGAATGAGGAAGAAGATAGAAGAGGACCTGGATGCAGAGAAGAGGAGAGTCAGTGTATCAGCAGTTGAAAAATG gaataaaaagaaggaagagtatataaaaaagaagaaagtagaAAAGTtcttggagaaaagaaagcGAGAAATGCAACaggcaaagaaggaagaaaaaagtgaaaaggcTGTGGAGGAGTATGAAAGATGGCTG